One part of the Streptomyces sp. AM 2-1-1 genome encodes these proteins:
- a CDS encoding IS5 family transposase (programmed frameshift), which translates to MGRGDLTNREWSLLEPHLPPLGGRGGRWSDHRIVVNGILFRIRTGVPWRDLPERYGSWKTVYERHRRWSADGTWDRILQAVQADADLAGRIDWSMVGVDSTSCRAHQHAAGARKARPRIPKKRTTPRHHRPDEGLGRSRGGLTSKIHLAGEGGCRPMALLLTPGQWGDAPQMVEVLDLIRVPRPLGGRPRTRPDHVSGDKAYSSRRNRRYLRRRHIRHTIPEPKDQRANRRRKGKEGGRPTGFERDHYRRRNEVERTINRLKNSRAVATRYDKRAYVFHGTVTAAAIRLWLRQ; encoded by the exons ATGGGTCGGGGGGATCTGACGAACCGCGAGTGGTCGTTACTGGAGCCGCATCTGCCACCTCTGGGTGGCCGGGGTGGCCGGTGGAGCGACCACCGCATCGTGGTGAACGGGATCCTGTTCCGGATCCGGACCGGTGTCCCGTGGCGTGACCTGCCGGAACGCTATGGTTCGTGGAAAACCGTCTATGAACGGCATCGCCGCTGGTCGGCGGACGGTACCTGGGACCGGATCCTGCAAGCCGTCCAGGCCGACGCCGACCTGGCAGGGCGGATCGACTGGTCGATGGTCGGCGTCGACTCGACGTCCTGCCGGGCCCATCAGCACGCGGCCGGCGCACGCAAAGCCCGTCCGCGGATCCCGA AAAAAAGGACGACGCCCCGGCACCACCGCCCCGACGAGGGACTCGGACGGTCCCGGGGCGGCCTGACCAGCAAGATCCACCTCGCCGGCGAAGGCGGCTGCCGTCCCATGGCCCTCCTGCTCACGCCGGGCCAGTGGGGCGACGCCCCGCAGATGGTCGAGGTCTTGGACCTGATCCGGGTTCCCCGGCCGCTGGGCGGACGGCCCCGGACCCGGCCGGACCACGTCAGCGGCGACAAGGCGTACAGCTCCCGCCGAAATCGCCGCTACCTGCGAAGACGCCACATCCGGCACACGATCCCCGAGCCGAAGGACCAGCGGGCCAACCGCCGCCGCAAAGGCAAAGAAGGCGGCAGACCAACGGGCTTCGAACGTGACCACTACCGGCGCCGCAACGAGGTCGAGCGGACCATCAACCGGCTCAAGAACTCCCGCGCAGTAGCGACCCGTTACGACAAACGGGCCTACGTCTTCCACGGCACCGTCACCGCCGCAGCGATCCGACTCTGGCTCCGCCAGTGA
- a CDS encoding SDR family oxidoreductase — protein sequence MPSNDRPQDPNRIHPRPDFPQQEQQHPGWTGPMDPPPDHGEDSYQGSGLLTGRKAVVTGGDSGIGRAVALAFAREGADVLLTHLAEEEDEARETVRLVEQAGRTAIPAVCDIRDEEQCRALVEQAVSAFGRIDVLVNNAGYQMSQPDGIAAISTEQFDRVVRTNLYGMFWLCKTALPHIPPGGSIINTTSVQAYKPSPHLLDYAMTKGAIVTFTQGLAQMLAAEGIRVNAVAPGPVWTPLIPATMPDTTEFGEQGPFGRPAQPAEMAPAYVFLASANASYITGEIMNATGGTPLP from the coding sequence ATGCCGAGCAACGACCGGCCGCAGGACCCCAACCGGATCCACCCGCGTCCCGACTTCCCGCAGCAGGAACAGCAGCATCCGGGCTGGACGGGTCCCATGGACCCGCCGCCCGACCACGGCGAGGACTCCTACCAGGGCTCCGGCCTTCTCACCGGTCGCAAGGCCGTCGTGACGGGAGGCGACTCCGGCATCGGCCGCGCGGTCGCCCTCGCGTTCGCCCGGGAAGGCGCCGACGTCCTGCTGACCCACCTCGCCGAGGAGGAGGACGAGGCACGCGAGACCGTGCGCCTGGTGGAGCAGGCGGGCCGCACCGCAATACCCGCTGTGTGCGACATCCGGGACGAGGAGCAGTGCCGGGCCCTCGTCGAGCAGGCGGTCTCCGCCTTCGGCCGCATCGACGTCCTGGTCAACAACGCGGGGTACCAGATGTCGCAGCCCGACGGGATCGCCGCCATCTCCACCGAGCAGTTCGACCGGGTCGTACGCACCAACCTGTACGGGATGTTCTGGCTCTGCAAGACTGCTCTGCCGCACATCCCGCCGGGCGGATCGATCATCAACACGACGTCCGTCCAGGCCTACAAGCCGAGCCCGCACCTTCTGGACTACGCGATGACCAAGGGGGCGATCGTCACCTTCACCCAGGGCCTCGCCCAGATGCTCGCGGCCGAGGGCATCCGCGTCAACGCAGTGGCACCCGGCCCCGTCTGGACCCCCCTCATTCCGGCGACCATGCCCGACACCACGGAGTTCGGCGAACAAGGTCCCTTCGGGAGGCCCGCGCAGCCCGCCGAGATGGCGCCGGCCTACGTCTTCCTGGCCTCGGCGAACGCCTCGTACATCACCGGCGAGATCATGAACGCGACCGGCGGGACGCCTCTTCCCTGA
- a CDS encoding CBS domain-containing protein — MATARDIMTSGTECVGADESVLDAAKKMTDLGVGALPICGTDEKLKGMLTDRDIVTKVLGAGKDPAACTAGELAQGEAVTIGADDDTEEILRTMTAHKVRRLPVIDGHTLVGVVATADVARSLTDPQVGDLLEALSTD, encoded by the coding sequence ATGGCAACCGCACGCGACATCATGACCAGCGGTACCGAATGCGTCGGAGCGGACGAGAGCGTCCTCGACGCCGCGAAGAAGATGACGGACCTCGGCGTGGGCGCGCTGCCGATCTGCGGCACGGACGAGAAGCTCAAGGGGATGCTCACGGACCGCGACATCGTGACGAAGGTGCTCGGTGCCGGCAAGGACCCGGCCGCGTGCACCGCCGGAGAGCTGGCCCAGGGCGAGGCGGTCACGATAGGTGCCGACGACGACACCGAGGAGATTCTGCGCACGATGACCGCGCACAAGGTCCGCCGCCTCCCGGTCATCGACGGTCACACGCTCGTGGGCGTGGTGGCCACGGCCGACGTCGCCCGGTCCTTGACCGACCCCCAGGTGGGGGATCTGCTCGAAGCCCTCTCCACCGACTGA
- a CDS encoding sigma-70 family RNA polymerase sigma factor, producing MQTVRPSTPRPLAKVPWDVGVFLRLRALPQGPEREALRVETICLWLPLAHRLASHFPDRGEPLEDLRQVAALGLIEAVDRYDPSRHRTFVAYAEPLVAGELRRYLREHARHAPLPRPVGDLRDQVRSSQRRLARARDGSLPTWAEIAADTGLSDAEVLTGMEALHRRRTTSGDTDTEAAGPNGRFAPYEQMDGGARALEAAIDREAIRPGLRTLPERERTILYLRYFCDMTQSRIATYVGISQVHVSHLLSRSCERLRAHACQEAT from the coding sequence ATGCAGACCGTTCGCCCTTCGACGCCGCGCCCGCTCGCCAAGGTGCCGTGGGACGTCGGCGTCTTCCTTCGTCTGCGGGCGCTCCCGCAGGGCCCGGAGCGCGAGGCTCTGCGGGTCGAGACGATCTGTCTGTGGCTGCCGCTGGCACACCGGCTCGCGTCCCATTTCCCCGACCGCGGCGAGCCGTTGGAGGATCTTCGGCAGGTGGCCGCTCTGGGGCTCATCGAGGCGGTGGACCGGTACGACCCCTCCCGGCACCGGACGTTCGTGGCCTACGCCGAGCCTCTGGTCGCGGGAGAACTCAGGCGGTATCTGCGCGAGCACGCCCGGCACGCCCCGTTGCCCCGACCGGTGGGAGACCTCCGTGACCAGGTCCGGTCATCGCAGAGACGGCTTGCCCGGGCGCGCGACGGGTCGCTCCCCACGTGGGCGGAGATCGCCGCCGACACCGGACTGAGCGATGCCGAGGTCCTGACGGGCATGGAGGCGCTCCACCGTCGTCGTACGACCTCAGGGGACACGGACACGGAAGCGGCCGGTCCGAACGGCCGCTTCGCCCCGTACGAACAGATGGACGGCGGCGCCCGCGCCCTCGAGGCGGCCATCGACCGTGAGGCGATCAGACCCGGTCTGCGCACGCTGCCCGAGCGCGAGCGGACCATTCTTTACCTGCGCTACTTCTGCGACATGACTCAGTCCCGGATCGCCACGTACGTCGGCATCTCGCAGGTGCACGTCTCGCACCTGTTGAGCCGTTCCTGCGAGCGACTGCGCGCCCACGCATGTCAGGAGGCCACATGA
- a CDS encoding cytochrome P450, which translates to MVDDTLPLLLRGYAWLPDRRRRSGGAPVRTRLMGKRVIALHGPSAVRFFYDENHVHRQDALPGPVIDTLFGRGAVHTLDGERHRHRKALFTGLLREPLRVGELAERVGQELERACEEWEGRDRVVLFDEMAAVLTRAVHAWAGVPLDEGQVTRTARDLIAMVDGFAAVGPRHLKARRARTRQEERLAPLVAEVRSRGVGDVAGGDSLFGTIAAHRDLDGALLPPRTAAVEILNVLRPTVAVTWFTVFAAHALHRHPGNRAALTGENGPAYAFAFAQEVRRFYPFAPFVGGLAAEELKWAGRTIRPKTMVLLDLYGLDHDPDLWPDPYRFDPGRFLGPPTPQDALVPQGGGPVEGHRCPGEDVTVAVLSTVAMFLARLSYEVDEQDLRIPLRRIPTTPRSGFVVSGVRRPPGDGRRAAAHP; encoded by the coding sequence ATGGTCGACGACACCCTTCCGCTCCTGCTGCGCGGATACGCCTGGCTGCCCGACCGCCGGCGCCGCAGCGGCGGAGCGCCCGTCCGCACACGTCTGATGGGAAAACGGGTCATCGCCCTGCACGGACCCTCCGCCGTGCGGTTCTTCTACGACGAGAACCACGTGCACCGCCAGGACGCCCTGCCGGGGCCGGTGATCGACACACTCTTCGGCCGCGGAGCCGTGCACACCCTGGACGGGGAGCGGCACCGCCATCGCAAGGCGTTGTTCACCGGCCTTCTCAGGGAGCCGCTCAGGGTCGGTGAACTCGCCGAGCGGGTCGGCCAGGAGCTGGAGCGGGCGTGCGAGGAGTGGGAGGGCCGCGACCGCGTGGTCCTCTTCGACGAGATGGCCGCGGTACTCACGCGTGCCGTCCACGCCTGGGCGGGGGTGCCCCTGGACGAGGGGCAGGTGACCCGAACGGCACGGGACCTGATCGCGATGGTGGACGGGTTCGCCGCCGTCGGCCCCCGCCATCTCAAAGCTCGCAGGGCGCGCACGCGTCAGGAGGAACGGCTGGCTCCCCTGGTGGCGGAAGTACGCAGTCGTGGCGTGGGGGACGTCGCTGGCGGGGACTCCCTGTTCGGCACGATCGCGGCCCACCGCGACCTCGACGGAGCGTTGCTCCCTCCCCGCACCGCCGCCGTCGAGATTCTCAACGTGCTGCGTCCGACCGTCGCCGTCACCTGGTTCACGGTGTTCGCCGCCCACGCCCTCCACCGTCACCCCGGCAACCGGGCTGCTCTGACGGGTGAGAACGGCCCGGCGTACGCCTTCGCCTTCGCCCAGGAGGTGCGGAGGTTCTATCCGTTCGCTCCCTTCGTCGGAGGGCTGGCCGCGGAGGAGTTGAAGTGGGCGGGACGCACGATCCGCCCGAAGACCATGGTCTTGCTCGACCTGTACGGACTCGACCACGACCCGGACCTGTGGCCCGACCCCTACCGGTTCGATCCGGGCCGGTTCCTCGGCCCGCCCACGCCCCAGGACGCTCTGGTCCCGCAGGGTGGCGGCCCGGTGGAGGGACACCGGTGTCCGGGAGAGGACGTGACCGTGGCTGTCCTGTCCACGGTGGCCATGTTCCTGGCACGGCTCTCGTACGAGGTGGACGAGCAGGATCTGCGCATCCCGTTGCGCCGCATCCCGACCACGCCCCGGAGCGGATTCGTCGTCAGCGGCGTCCGCCGTCCGCCGGGCGACGGACGGCGGGCCGCGGCACATCCTTGA
- a CDS encoding polysaccharide pyruvyl transferase family protein has product MNDAAERHLPGETAGLAARLHGLLRLRNSRSRVLVTGWFSFLDGEVTAGDALAERAVVTALDRLGIRHDTAWSPVFAPGALTLEAALPQDYEAVLFVCGPLHGERIAELHRRYASCRRVAVGVSVLDPDGPAARGFHEVVARDGTNGRMTADLAANAPVPTAPAVAGVALTYGQGEYGDRRIHDRVGEVLLPWLAAQDCARIEADTRLARDDWRHCRTPDQYLSLVGRLDVMVTDRLHGLVLALRAGVPALVVDPVEGGAKVTAQARLLRWPALLPGEGLLPELLDHWWAWCLSPAGAAAARRRRTWLLGDTVMRSPVTDCDDRDV; this is encoded by the coding sequence ATGAACGACGCCGCCGAACGGCATCTGCCGGGCGAGACGGCCGGCCTCGCCGCACGCCTCCACGGCCTGCTCCGCCTCCGGAACTCCAGAAGCCGCGTTCTGGTCACCGGCTGGTTCAGCTTCCTGGACGGCGAGGTGACAGCAGGCGACGCCCTGGCCGAACGAGCGGTCGTCACCGCACTCGATCGTCTGGGGATCCGGCACGACACGGCGTGGAGTCCGGTGTTCGCCCCGGGAGCGCTGACACTCGAAGCGGCGCTCCCGCAGGACTACGAAGCGGTCCTCTTCGTCTGCGGCCCGCTGCACGGCGAACGCATCGCCGAACTCCACCGCCGCTACGCTTCCTGTCGCCGGGTGGCCGTCGGAGTGAGCGTTCTCGACCCGGACGGTCCGGCCGCGCGGGGCTTCCACGAGGTGGTGGCCCGGGACGGCACGAACGGCAGGATGACGGCGGACCTCGCGGCGAACGCTCCGGTGCCGACCGCCCCGGCCGTGGCGGGAGTGGCACTGACGTACGGTCAGGGGGAGTACGGCGACCGCCGGATCCACGACCGGGTGGGCGAAGTCCTGCTGCCCTGGCTGGCCGCTCAGGACTGCGCACGGATCGAGGCCGACACCCGGCTGGCCCGCGACGACTGGCGCCACTGCCGCACTCCCGACCAGTACCTCTCCCTGGTCGGGCGGCTGGACGTCATGGTCACCGACCGGCTCCACGGCCTCGTTCTCGCTCTGCGGGCCGGCGTACCCGCCCTGGTGGTGGACCCCGTGGAGGGTGGTGCCAAGGTGACGGCACAGGCGCGGCTCCTTCGCTGGCCCGCCCTCCTGCCCGGTGAGGGGCTGCTGCCGGAGCTCCTGGACCACTGGTGGGCGTGGTGCCTGTCCCCCGCGGGAGCCGCTGCGGCCCGGCGTCGCCGGACCTGGTTGCTCGGAGACACGGTGATGAGGAGTCCGGTCACTGACTGCGACGACCGCGACGTTTAA
- a CDS encoding TIGR03557 family F420-dependent LLM class oxidoreductase, whose product MKIGYKLAAEAFGPGELVRQAVLAEQAGFDFVEISDHYHPWLDLQGHSPFAWSVLGSIAAKTSRIGLATGVTCPTVRYHPAIIAQAAATLALLSEGRFVLGVGSGERLNEHVVGRGFPDTVRTRHEMLREALEIIRLLWRGGYQSFEGKHLRLEDARVFDLPAEPPLIAVAASGQESTRIAAELGDGLFATEEKPEIVQHYRDAGGTGPGYAEVPMAWAPDERTAARAALKTSRWAVTGWKVMSELPNPVNFDAATTTVREDDILEKFACGADPARYLQVAQKFVDAGFDHLVMQNAGPDPDGFIDFYRSELDGPVRRLTPKSARG is encoded by the coding sequence GTGAAGATCGGCTACAAGCTCGCCGCGGAGGCTTTCGGCCCCGGGGAACTGGTGAGGCAGGCAGTCCTCGCGGAGCAGGCGGGATTCGACTTCGTCGAGATCAGCGACCACTACCACCCCTGGCTCGACCTGCAGGGACACTCGCCCTTCGCCTGGAGCGTGCTGGGCAGCATCGCGGCCAAGACCTCGCGGATCGGGCTGGCGACGGGAGTGACGTGCCCGACGGTGCGGTACCACCCGGCGATCATCGCTCAGGCCGCCGCGACGCTCGCCCTGTTGTCGGAGGGCCGGTTCGTGCTCGGTGTCGGTTCGGGGGAACGGCTCAACGAGCACGTCGTGGGCCGTGGTTTTCCCGATACGGTCCGCACCCGGCACGAGATGCTCAGGGAGGCCCTGGAGATCATCAGACTGCTCTGGCGAGGTGGGTACCAGTCCTTCGAGGGGAAGCACCTGCGGCTGGAGGACGCCAGGGTGTTCGATCTTCCCGCCGAGCCGCCCTTGATCGCGGTGGCCGCGAGCGGCCAGGAGTCCACCCGCATCGCCGCCGAACTCGGCGACGGCCTCTTCGCCACCGAGGAGAAGCCCGAGATCGTCCAGCACTACCGGGACGCCGGGGGCACGGGTCCGGGTTATGCGGAGGTGCCCATGGCATGGGCACCCGACGAGCGCACCGCGGCGCGGGCAGCCTTGAAGACATCGCGCTGGGCCGTGACAGGGTGGAAGGTCATGAGTGAACTGCCGAACCCCGTCAACTTCGACGCCGCGACGACGACCGTGCGCGAGGACGACATCCTCGAGAAGTTCGCCTGCGGTGCGGACCCCGCCCGGTACCTCCAGGTGGCGCAGAAGTTCGTCGACGCGGGGTTCGACCACCTCGTCATGCAGAACGCCGGCCCTGACCCGGACGGTTTCATCGACTTCTACCGCTCCGAACTCGACGGCCCGGTCAGGCGGCTCACGCCGAAGAGCGCGCGCGGTTGA
- a CDS encoding transposase: MKNYPPEFKADAVALYESRPGATIRSVAADLGVNPETLRNWVRAAGASRPRGRRVETPTEPSTPLEAENAALRKKVRELEEEREILRKAAKYFAGETRW, from the coding sequence ATGAAGAACTATCCGCCGGAGTTCAAGGCGGACGCGGTCGCGCTGTACGAGTCGCGGCCCGGAGCGACGATCAGGTCGGTCGCCGCTGATCTGGGGGTCAATCCGGAGACGCTGCGGAACTGGGTGAGGGCAGCCGGGGCAAGCCGGCCCCGGGGGCGTCGGGTGGAGACGCCGACCGAACCGTCCACCCCGCTGGAGGCGGAGAACGCCGCTCTGCGGAAGAAGGTCCGCGAGTTGGAGGAGGAACGCGAGATCCTGCGCAAAGCGGCCAAGTATTTCGCCGGGGAGACGCGCTGGTGA
- a CDS encoding VOC family protein, with translation MSEYAEERGVPDPGAPCWVNLMVEDLPRSRAFYTTVMGWEFRPSPLGSQFLVAFAAGSPVAVLGARKPGFAPESEWTPYFAVRDADATAARIRERGATTAVGPVALGDGRAGLAADREGATFGFWEGPAPAWSAGEGSAPTRVDLQTRDVFDAAVFYGEVLDWTTEPGIDIAYRDDHVVVESGGRAVLSLRGGGAGGSVPAHLRPRWLVNFTVDDVERAVVAAIGAGGSRPRLSPTSWTPKGFSRTLRDPDGGLFTLTPRES, from the coding sequence ATGTCCGAGTATGCCGAGGAACGCGGGGTGCCCGATCCCGGAGCCCCCTGCTGGGTCAACCTCATGGTCGAGGACCTGCCCCGGTCCCGGGCCTTCTATACGACGGTCATGGGGTGGGAGTTCCGGCCCAGCCCTCTGGGGAGCCAGTTCCTCGTCGCCTTCGCGGCCGGGTCCCCGGTGGCGGTCCTGGGCGCACGGAAGCCGGGCTTCGCGCCGGAATCGGAGTGGACTCCGTACTTCGCGGTACGTGACGCCGACGCGACCGCCGCACGGATCCGGGAGCGGGGCGCCACCACCGCCGTGGGGCCGGTGGCGCTGGGGGACGGGCGGGCAGGGCTGGCCGCCGACCGCGAGGGCGCGACCTTCGGGTTCTGGGAGGGCCCGGCGCCCGCGTGGTCGGCCGGTGAGGGGAGCGCCCCGACCCGCGTGGACCTGCAGACCCGTGACGTGTTCGACGCCGCGGTGTTCTACGGAGAGGTTCTCGACTGGACCACCGAGCCGGGCATCGACATCGCCTACCGGGACGATCACGTGGTCGTGGAGAGCGGAGGGCGGGCGGTGCTGTCCCTGCGCGGCGGGGGAGCGGGAGGAAGCGTCCCCGCGCACCTGCGTCCTCGCTGGCTGGTGAACTTCACGGTCGACGACGTCGAACGCGCGGTCGTGGCCGCGATCGGGGCGGGCGGCAGCCGACCGCGACTGTCCCCCACCTCCTGGACGCCGAAAGGGTTCTCGCGAACCCTGCGAGACCCGGACGGCGGCCTGTTCACCCTCACACCCCGGGAGTCCTGA
- a CDS encoding DNA topoisomerase IB: MRLRVADPHGPGLRRQRWGRGFRYLGPDGEPLTDASRLERLRALAVPPAWSDVWICPWPNGHLQAVGTDAAGRRQYLYHEQFRAEQERAKHEHVREFAAALPRLRERTSAGLADRGLSRRRVVSCGVRLLDLGFFRVGTRAYARENQTYGLTTMLREHAVCRRGVVSFSYPAKSSVWQVRTLVDPPAYDTVRALLRRRGGGDQLFEYWEGRRWHALTSSELNACLRDFAGTDVSAKDFRTWHATVLAAVGLAVSSPAGRLSPTARKRAVTRVVREVSHYLGNTPAVCRASYIDPRVVELFEEGRTIAGDLSRLGDGAAFGRPATQGPVEEAVRRLLDQG, from the coding sequence GTGCGGCTACGCGTGGCTGACCCTCACGGGCCGGGGCTCCGGCGGCAGCGCTGGGGGCGGGGGTTCCGTTATCTCGGCCCGGACGGCGAACCGCTCACCGATGCGTCACGGCTGGAGAGGCTGCGCGCCTTGGCCGTCCCGCCGGCGTGGTCCGACGTCTGGATCTGTCCTTGGCCCAACGGCCACCTCCAGGCGGTTGGTACCGACGCGGCCGGCCGCCGCCAGTACCTCTACCACGAGCAGTTCCGGGCCGAGCAGGAGCGGGCCAAGCACGAGCACGTGAGGGAGTTCGCCGCCGCTCTGCCCCGGTTGCGCGAACGGACCTCAGCCGGCCTCGCCGACCGGGGGCTGTCGCGTAGGCGGGTCGTCTCCTGCGGGGTACGCCTGCTCGACCTCGGTTTCTTCCGTGTCGGGACGCGCGCGTACGCCCGGGAGAACCAGACCTACGGCCTGACCACCATGCTCCGGGAGCATGCGGTGTGCCGCCGGGGCGTGGTCTCCTTCTCCTACCCCGCCAAGTCCTCGGTGTGGCAGGTCCGGACGCTGGTGGACCCTCCTGCCTACGACACCGTACGAGCACTGTTGCGCAGGCGCGGCGGGGGTGACCAGCTCTTCGAGTACTGGGAGGGCCGCCGCTGGCACGCCCTGACCAGCAGCGAACTCAACGCGTGCCTGCGGGACTTCGCAGGGACGGACGTCTCCGCGAAGGATTTCCGCACCTGGCACGCCACCGTGCTGGCGGCAGTCGGTCTTGCCGTGTCGTCCCCGGCGGGCCGCCTGTCGCCGACGGCCCGCAAGAGGGCCGTCACCCGGGTCGTCCGGGAGGTCAGTCACTATCTGGGCAACACCCCCGCGGTGTGCCGCGCCTCCTACATCGACCCCAGGGTCGTCGAGCTCTTCGAGGAGGGCCGGACGATCGCCGGCGACCTGAGCCGGCTCGGTGACGGGGCGGCGTTCGGCCGGCCCGCGACGCAGGGGCCCGTGGAGGAGGCCGTACGCCGTCTGCTGGACCAGGGGTGA
- a CDS encoding NAD-dependent epimerase/dehydratase family protein gives MESVRSGGKRIVVTGATGNVGTSVVRALAADPEVASVLALARRRPPLGIRGVEWETVDVSRPGSEDRLAGLMRGADVVVHLAWRFQPTHDPVVTWRSNVLGSLRVFDAVVRSEVPALVHASSVGAYAPGPKEEPGVDESWPTHGWPDAAYCREKAYLERVLDTFELRHPDVRVVRMRPGFLFKETAAPEQRRIFAGRYVPGQLLRPDLLPFVPDVEGLRFQVLHTDDAAEAYRLAALRDVRGAFNLAAAPVIDAPKLAELLGCRVVRVPRALVRAAVAATWRVHAVPASPHLFDAVLRLPLLDASRAHHELGWSPTRSSEEALGAFLRGVREGRGEATAPLTGKKIG, from the coding sequence ATGGAGAGCGTCCGGTCCGGAGGAAAGCGGATCGTGGTCACGGGAGCCACGGGCAACGTGGGGACGAGTGTCGTCCGTGCACTCGCCGCAGATCCCGAGGTCGCCTCGGTCCTCGCGTTGGCGCGAAGGCGGCCGCCGCTCGGCATCAGGGGTGTGGAGTGGGAGACCGTCGACGTCTCGCGGCCCGGGAGCGAGGACCGCCTGGCCGGCCTCATGCGCGGGGCGGACGTCGTCGTCCACCTGGCCTGGCGCTTCCAGCCCACCCATGACCCGGTCGTGACCTGGCGCAGCAACGTGCTGGGCTCACTGAGGGTCTTCGACGCAGTGGTGCGCAGCGAGGTACCCGCGCTGGTGCACGCCTCGTCGGTCGGCGCGTACGCCCCGGGGCCCAAGGAGGAGCCCGGGGTGGACGAGTCCTGGCCGACGCACGGCTGGCCGGACGCCGCCTACTGTCGCGAGAAGGCGTACCTGGAACGCGTCCTCGACACCTTCGAGCTGCGGCACCCCGACGTCAGGGTGGTCCGGATGCGGCCCGGGTTCCTCTTCAAGGAGACGGCTGCGCCGGAACAGCGGCGCATCTTCGCCGGACGGTACGTCCCCGGCCAGTTGCTCCGCCCCGACCTGCTGCCCTTCGTGCCCGATGTCGAAGGCTTGCGCTTCCAGGTGCTCCACACCGACGACGCCGCAGAGGCCTACCGGCTGGCGGCGCTCCGTGACGTACGAGGAGCCTTCAACCTGGCGGCCGCCCCGGTGATCGACGCTCCGAAGCTCGCGGAACTCCTCGGCTGCCGGGTCGTCCGCGTTCCCCGGGCCCTCGTGCGAGCAGCGGTCGCGGCCACCTGGCGCGTGCACGCGGTGCCCGCCTCGCCCCATCTGTTCGACGCCGTCCTGCGACTGCCGCTGCTCGACGCGAGCCGCGCGCACCATGAGCTGGGCTGGTCGCCGACTCGTTCGTCGGAGGAGGCCCTGGGGGCGTTCCTGCGAGGGGTACGGGAGGGCAGGGGAGAGGCCACCGCGCCGCTGACCGGCAAGAAGATCGGCTGA
- a CDS encoding divalent metal cation transporter produces the protein MKRFLAVTLGILTAIGGFVDIGDLVASSLVGARFGFSLVWVLLVGVVGICVYAEMAGRVAAVAGRPTFDLVRERLGPRTALANLTGSLLVTGLTLAAELAGVALAIELISSVAHLLWVPLVGLAVWLVIWRTRFETMERVFGLVGLALVVFVVAVFRLDPAWGSVLHQVTHPQVPSGEGLPTYFYYAIALFASAMTPYEVFFFSSGGIEEKWKREDLVTARMNVFIGFPLGGLLALAIMTAAALLLHPAGIAVEHLSQVVLPVGYALGKLGLGLALIGVFAATFGAALETALSSGYTVAQYFGWTWGKTAAPRTASRFHAVVIVALVAGMMLVLTGVDPIMVTEYSLVFAAVALPLTYLPILVVANDPEYMGEARNGLVANLLGGVYLVVILVAAVAAVPLMIATKAGL, from the coding sequence GTGAAGCGTTTCCTGGCCGTCACTCTCGGCATCCTCACCGCCATCGGTGGGTTCGTCGACATCGGTGACCTCGTCGCCTCGTCCCTCGTCGGGGCCCGGTTCGGTTTCTCCCTGGTGTGGGTTCTGCTGGTCGGGGTGGTCGGCATCTGCGTGTACGCGGAGATGGCGGGACGCGTCGCCGCGGTGGCGGGCCGCCCCACCTTCGACCTCGTGCGCGAACGGCTCGGACCGCGCACCGCCCTGGCCAACCTGACGGGTTCCCTGCTGGTGACGGGCCTGACCCTGGCGGCGGAACTCGCGGGCGTCGCGCTCGCGATCGAGCTGATCAGCTCCGTCGCCCACCTGCTGTGGGTGCCACTGGTCGGTCTCGCCGTCTGGCTGGTGATCTGGCGGACTCGGTTCGAGACCATGGAGCGGGTCTTCGGCCTGGTGGGACTGGCCCTGGTGGTCTTCGTCGTCGCCGTCTTCCGCCTCGACCCGGCCTGGGGCTCGGTCCTCCACCAGGTCACGCATCCGCAGGTGCCGAGCGGTGAGGGTCTGCCGACGTACTTCTACTACGCCATCGCTCTCTTCGCCAGCGCCATGACCCCGTACGAGGTGTTCTTCTTCTCCTCCGGCGGTATCGAGGAGAAGTGGAAGCGCGAGGACCTGGTCACCGCGCGCATGAACGTCTTCATCGGATTCCCGCTGGGCGGGCTGCTGGCACTGGCCATCATGACGGCGGCGGCGCTTCTGCTGCACCCGGCGGGGATCGCGGTGGAACACCTCTCGCAGGTAGTGCTTCCGGTGGGCTACGCACTGGGCAAGCTCGGACTCGGCCTGGCGCTGATCGGCGTGTTCGCGGCCACGTTCGGCGCAGCCCTGGAGACCGCGCTGTCCTCCGGATACACCGTGGCGCAGTACTTCGGATGGACCTGGGGCAAGACGGCTGCTCCCCGGACGGCGTCGCGTTTCCACGCCGTGGTGATCGTGGCCCTGGTGGCAGGCATGATGCTGGTCCTCACCGGCGTCGATCCGATCATGGTGACCGAGTACTCGCTGGTGTTCGCGGCGGTCGCGCTGCCGCTGACGTACCTGCCGATCCTCGTGGTGGCCAATGACCCCGAGTACATGGGCGAGGCGCGCAACGGTCTCGTCGCCAATCTCCTGGGCGGTGTGTATCTGGTTGTCATCCTGGTGGCCGCGGTGGCCGCCGTTCCGCTGATGATCGCGACGAAAGCAGGCCTGTGA